In Zingiber officinale cultivar Zhangliang chromosome 8B, Zo_v1.1, whole genome shotgun sequence, a single genomic region encodes these proteins:
- the LOC122016073 gene encoding heavy metal-associated isoprenylated plant protein 39-like isoform X1, whose translation MKNFLPSSNLYLQKMVLKLELNDIKDKQKAMKAVSIHQGIDSIGIDMKAQTMTVIGSVDPVSVVTKLRKFWHTDVVSIGPAKEEEEEKKEEPKQEEPKKEETKKEEAKEEKKEEAKEKPQKERNKETKQEEPKKVIAKKEHHEEMAPETVNPYKIYYNPPMHYYNPHTTTQYYYVPSAQENPNLCNIM comes from the exons ATGAAAAATTTTCTGCCAAGTTCTAATCTTTATTTGCAGAAAATGGTGCTTAAATTGGAGTTGAATGATATCAAGGATAAGCAGAAGGCCATGAAGGCTGTTTCAATCCATCAAG GAATCGATTCGATCGGAATCGATATGAAAGCGCAAACAATGACAGTGATAGGATCGGTCGATCCCGTGAGTGTTGTTACCAAACTGAGAAAATTTTGGCACACGGATGTGGTCTCAATTGGGccagccaaggaggaggaggaggagaagaaggaagagccAAAGCAGGAGGAACCAAAGAAAGAGgaaacaaagaaggaagaagccaaggaagagaagaaagaggAGGCCAAGGAGAAACCCCAAAAGGAAAGGAACAAGGAGACTAAGCAAGAGGAGCCCAAGAAGGTGATCGCCAAGAAGGAACACCATGAAGAAATGGCACCAGAGACTGTGAATCCTTACAAAATCTACTACAATCCACCAATGCACTACTACAATCCTCACACAACCACACAATACTACTATGTGCCCAGTGCTCAGGAGAATCCAAACTTGTGCAACATCATGTGA
- the LOC122016073 gene encoding heavy metal-associated isoprenylated plant protein 39-like isoform X2, producing the protein MKVGVALFKMVLKLELNDIKDKQKAMKAVSIHQGIDSIGIDMKAQTMTVIGSVDPVSVVTKLRKFWHTDVVSIGPAKEEEEEKKEEPKQEEPKKEETKKEEAKEEKKEEAKEKPQKERNKETKQEEPKKVIAKKEHHEEMAPETVNPYKIYYNPPMHYYNPHTTTQYYYVPSAQENPNLCNIM; encoded by the exons ATGAAGGTTGGTGTAGCTCTTTTT AAAATGGTGCTTAAATTGGAGTTGAATGATATCAAGGATAAGCAGAAGGCCATGAAGGCTGTTTCAATCCATCAAG GAATCGATTCGATCGGAATCGATATGAAAGCGCAAACAATGACAGTGATAGGATCGGTCGATCCCGTGAGTGTTGTTACCAAACTGAGAAAATTTTGGCACACGGATGTGGTCTCAATTGGGccagccaaggaggaggaggaggagaagaaggaagagccAAAGCAGGAGGAACCAAAGAAAGAGgaaacaaagaaggaagaagccaaggaagagaagaaagaggAGGCCAAGGAGAAACCCCAAAAGGAAAGGAACAAGGAGACTAAGCAAGAGGAGCCCAAGAAGGTGATCGCCAAGAAGGAACACCATGAAGAAATGGCACCAGAGACTGTGAATCCTTACAAAATCTACTACAATCCACCAATGCACTACTACAATCCTCACACAACCACACAATACTACTATGTGCCCAGTGCTCAGGAGAATCCAAACTTGTGCAACATCATGTGA
- the LOC122016073 gene encoding heavy metal-associated isoprenylated plant protein 39-like isoform X3 codes for MKKMVLKLELNDIKDKQKAMKAVSIHQGIDSIGIDMKAQTMTVIGSVDPVSVVTKLRKFWHTDVVSIGPAKEEEEEKKEEPKQEEPKKEETKKEEAKEEKKEEAKEKPQKERNKETKQEEPKKVIAKKEHHEEMAPETVNPYKIYYNPPMHYYNPHTTTQYYYVPSAQENPNLCNIM; via the exons ATGAAG AAAATGGTGCTTAAATTGGAGTTGAATGATATCAAGGATAAGCAGAAGGCCATGAAGGCTGTTTCAATCCATCAAG GAATCGATTCGATCGGAATCGATATGAAAGCGCAAACAATGACAGTGATAGGATCGGTCGATCCCGTGAGTGTTGTTACCAAACTGAGAAAATTTTGGCACACGGATGTGGTCTCAATTGGGccagccaaggaggaggaggaggagaagaaggaagagccAAAGCAGGAGGAACCAAAGAAAGAGgaaacaaagaaggaagaagccaaggaagagaagaaagaggAGGCCAAGGAGAAACCCCAAAAGGAAAGGAACAAGGAGACTAAGCAAGAGGAGCCCAAGAAGGTGATCGCCAAGAAGGAACACCATGAAGAAATGGCACCAGAGACTGTGAATCCTTACAAAATCTACTACAATCCACCAATGCACTACTACAATCCTCACACAACCACACAATACTACTATGTGCCCAGTGCTCAGGAGAATCCAAACTTGTGCAACATCATGTGA